A genomic region of Gemmata massiliana contains the following coding sequences:
- a CDS encoding dihydroorotate dehydrogenase electron transfer subunit produces the protein MFHRTARVLEHVKLAERTFRVRLHCPELAATIRPGQFVMLRLPNTTDPLLGRPFALYDTVLDDSGAPVAVDVVYLVVGKMTGRLVEVRAGEDLQVWGPLGKPFLDVGTPDRVTLVAGGIGQTPFLAYARELLGTRGFGGDAPRARTKKISLYYGVRCADLAAGVDDFRAAGVDVNLASDDGSIGTKGFVTQLLEAHGVTGPLVGCGPEPMLHALAKLAAKWNVPCQVSLETPMACGVGICFSCVAKVKTPEGDDYKRVCVDGPCFDAAKLVWE, from the coding sequence ATGTTCCACCGCACCGCGCGCGTTCTCGAACACGTCAAACTCGCCGAGCGCACGTTCCGCGTTCGGCTCCACTGTCCCGAACTGGCCGCCACTATCAGGCCCGGTCAGTTCGTGATGCTCCGGCTGCCGAACACCACCGACCCACTGCTCGGGCGCCCGTTCGCGCTGTACGACACCGTGCTCGACGACTCCGGCGCTCCGGTCGCCGTGGACGTGGTCTACCTCGTCGTGGGGAAGATGACGGGCCGGCTCGTAGAAGTGCGAGCGGGCGAAGACCTTCAGGTATGGGGGCCGCTCGGGAAGCCGTTCTTGGATGTGGGGACGCCGGACCGCGTGACGCTCGTGGCGGGCGGGATCGGGCAGACTCCGTTTCTTGCTTACGCGCGCGAATTACTCGGCACACGCGGGTTCGGGGGCGATGCCCCGCGCGCACGCACGAAGAAAATTTCGCTCTATTACGGCGTGCGGTGTGCGGACCTCGCGGCCGGTGTGGACGACTTCCGCGCCGCGGGTGTCGATGTGAACCTCGCGAGCGACGACGGGAGTATCGGCACGAAGGGGTTCGTGACGCAGTTACTCGAAGCACACGGGGTAACAGGACCGCTCGTGGGGTGCGGACCGGAGCCGATGTTGCACGCGCTCGCGAAACTGGCGGCAAAGTGGAACGTACCGTGTCAGGTGTCGCTCGAAACGCCGATGGCCTGCGGCGTGGGTATCTGCTTCAGTTGCGTGGCGAAGGTGAAGACGCCGGAAGGCGATGACTACAAGCGCGTCTGTGTGGACGGCCCGTGTTTCGACGCGGCGAAGTTGGTGTGGGAGTAG
- a CDS encoding pseudouridine synthase, producing the protein MQRLNKYLAHAGVGSRRHCDKLIAAGRVKVDGVRVKELGLKIDPAHHQVAVDDQPVKAEKLVYWAVNKPVGHLCTNHDPAGRPRAVDLLPHVEQRVYTVGRLDEGSDGLLLMTNDGDLAMGLTHPRYGVPKTYFVLVAGRPTDEDLQKLLDGVWLSDGKVRAKSVKRVKAQGNGTWLRVILTEGKNREIRRMLAKLDHKVMRLKRVAIGPVKLDKLPKGKARRISEDELKELKLFVTKSQEKITAARLRASEKKADPGDRPA; encoded by the coding sequence ATGCAACGTCTCAACAAGTATCTGGCGCACGCGGGGGTCGGCTCGCGGCGCCACTGTGACAAACTCATCGCTGCCGGGCGCGTGAAGGTGGACGGCGTCCGGGTCAAGGAACTCGGGCTGAAGATCGACCCCGCGCACCACCAAGTCGCGGTCGACGACCAGCCGGTGAAGGCCGAGAAACTCGTCTACTGGGCAGTGAACAAGCCCGTCGGTCACCTCTGCACGAACCACGACCCCGCCGGGCGCCCCCGCGCGGTCGATCTGCTCCCGCACGTCGAACAGCGTGTCTACACCGTCGGGCGGCTCGACGAGGGCAGCGACGGGCTGTTGCTGATGACCAACGACGGCGACCTCGCGATGGGGCTGACGCACCCGCGGTACGGCGTGCCGAAAACGTACTTCGTGCTCGTCGCCGGGCGCCCCACCGACGAAGACCTCCAGAAACTACTCGACGGCGTCTGGCTGAGCGACGGTAAGGTGCGCGCGAAGAGCGTCAAGCGGGTGAAAGCCCAGGGGAACGGCACCTGGCTCCGCGTGATCCTGACCGAAGGGAAGAACCGCGAAATCCGCCGGATGCTCGCGAAGCTCGACCACAAGGTGATGCGCCTGAAGCGCGTCGCGATCGGTCCGGTGAAGCTGGACAAACTGCCGAAGGGCAAGGCGCGGCGGATCAGCGAGGACGAGCTGAAAGAACTCAAGTTGTTTGTCACGAAGTCGCAAGAAAAGATCACCGCCGCGCGCCTGCGGGCCAGCGAGAAGAAAGCCGATCCGGGTGACCGCCCTGCGTAA
- a CDS encoding DUF2314 domain-containing protein, whose product MVNSWREHPKLKGRFLPDHPDDLQVLVHDGGPRISRNAGEVVWVTVTGADGEVFRGRLLNQPHNLQSVGQGDEIRFVVAAGARFPVMVTEKYLQERGAWIIIPCRKCGFSELFDAPSDLIRVVFPDQPAGAVTSMFTAFCPLCGGVQGVKSVDNPLPREESEPSAPRPALEKPKRPWWRLWG is encoded by the coding sequence ATGGTGAATTCGTGGCGCGAGCATCCGAAGCTTAAGGGCCGGTTCTTGCCAGACCACCCGGACGACCTGCAAGTGCTCGTTCACGACGGCGGCCCGCGCATTTCCCGCAACGCGGGCGAGGTAGTGTGGGTCACGGTTACGGGGGCGGACGGCGAGGTGTTCCGCGGGCGCCTGCTGAATCAGCCGCACAACTTGCAGAGTGTCGGTCAGGGTGACGAGATCCGGTTCGTGGTCGCGGCCGGCGCCCGGTTCCCCGTAATGGTGACCGAGAAGTACCTACAGGAGCGCGGCGCGTGGATCATCATTCCCTGCCGCAAGTGCGGGTTCTCGGAACTGTTCGATGCCCCGTCCGACCTCATCCGGGTCGTGTTCCCGGACCAGCCGGCGGGGGCGGTGACGAGCATGTTCACCGCGTTCTGCCCGCTCTGCGGTGGGGTGCAGGGCGTCAAGTCGGTGGACAATCCGTTGCCTCGCGAAGAGAGCGAGCCGTCCGCACCGCGACCCGCGCTGGAGAAGCCCAAGCGCCCTTGGTGGCGGCTCTGGGGGTGA
- a CDS encoding RNA polymerase sigma factor, which produces MSAARPAEILRQLEHTGTTDAELLARFVATKDTAAFEELVRRHGSLVLGVCKRVVRNPQDAEDVFQATFLVLAQQAASVRDGTRLWSWLYGVAFRIAWRARRAVRRRRGREVTVAQLPEPPAPDHAPPQTDLAPVLDEELAALPTHYREAIVLCDLRGTSREDAAVALGVPEGTLSSRLANGRKKLAARLTKRGIALTVAALPGALADARAGAVPGELLARTCERVTQYTTSGTIPGSLAQLIKGRLTVRNVFVFGLVTLAAITGTVLAARPNSAPPRATSKAPAVEEKQVVTAPPDAKHATEPDKPKKLKTDDVVKQWRPQLKGATDFHQMGGEPTDSGVAAYAFRVEGPTFEEVWTHYAKMCGAKQEYKAKTMLVTADSGPNGSFVISDRVYADNGAVKRALSVFMLKTDTYVVTVTFQPDPDGKAIIGSLSVVLR; this is translated from the coding sequence ATGAGCGCGGCGCGGCCGGCGGAGATCCTGCGACAGTTGGAGCACACCGGCACGACCGATGCCGAACTGCTCGCGCGCTTCGTCGCGACCAAGGACACCGCCGCGTTCGAGGAACTGGTGCGCCGGCACGGATCACTGGTGCTGGGCGTGTGCAAGCGCGTGGTGCGCAACCCACAGGACGCAGAGGACGTGTTCCAGGCCACGTTCCTGGTGCTCGCGCAACAGGCCGCATCGGTACGCGACGGCACGCGCCTGTGGAGCTGGTTGTACGGGGTCGCGTTCCGGATCGCGTGGCGCGCCCGGCGTGCGGTCCGTCGGCGGCGCGGGCGGGAGGTTACGGTGGCTCAGTTACCCGAACCACCTGCACCCGACCACGCACCACCGCAAACGGACCTTGCACCGGTTCTGGACGAGGAACTCGCCGCGCTCCCGACGCACTACCGCGAGGCGATTGTTCTGTGCGACCTGCGCGGGACGTCGCGCGAGGACGCGGCAGTCGCGCTGGGCGTGCCCGAGGGGACGCTGTCGAGTCGGCTCGCTAACGGGCGGAAGAAGCTCGCGGCCCGGCTCACCAAGCGCGGGATCGCGCTGACGGTCGCCGCGCTGCCGGGAGCCCTCGCGGACGCTCGGGCCGGTGCTGTGCCGGGCGAATTGCTCGCCCGAACGTGCGAGCGGGTAACGCAATACACAACGAGCGGCACCATTCCCGGTTCGCTCGCCCAACTCATCAAAGGGAGACTGACGGTGCGCAACGTATTCGTGTTCGGATTGGTTACGCTCGCGGCAATTACGGGGACGGTGCTCGCTGCGCGCCCCAACAGCGCGCCACCGCGCGCGACGTCGAAGGCACCTGCCGTTGAGGAAAAGCAGGTTGTTACCGCTCCGCCCGACGCGAAGCACGCGACCGAGCCGGACAAGCCGAAGAAGCTCAAGACCGATGATGTGGTCAAACAGTGGCGGCCCCAGTTAAAGGGGGCAACCGACTTCCACCAGATGGGCGGAGAGCCAACAGATTCAGGCGTTGCGGCGTATGCGTTTCGAGTCGAAGGGCCGACGTTCGAGGAGGTGTGGACGCACTACGCCAAAATGTGTGGGGCGAAGCAGGAGTACAAAGCGAAAACGATGCTGGTTACCGCTGATAGCGGTCCCAATGGTAGTTTCGTGATATCCGACCGCGTGTACGCGGATAACGGCGCTGTTAAACGCGCGCTGTCCGTGTTCATGCTCAAAACGGACACCTACGTCGTGACCGTGACGTTCCAGCCGGACCCGGACGGTAAGGCAATCATCGGCAGCCTCAGTGTGGTTCTCCGCTAG